In a genomic window of Phragmites australis chromosome 14, lpPhrAust1.1, whole genome shotgun sequence:
- the LOC133890896 gene encoding protein FAR1-RELATED SEQUENCE 5-like isoform X2 has translation MMHMLVAPDGGGGELQQYAAPPAEQELELHRDNADDGLDGHVRCLRCGISGNATPHMRRGPDGPRTLCNACGIAYRKGKMRRMIEAEPPIDEAALAKLVPEVGMEFESEEKAYEFYNKYAGHVGFSVRKSTSHKSSENITKVRTFVCSREGYNRDKKSLEAKKPRLDTRIGCPARLIIKVTLDCKYRVTDFKADHNHQLAPPSTMHMLRSQRILTELQSGEAELSDDSVVTPTTKATGDLVVRQIGFLRSISLLPADYKNYLRSKRMKAMQPGDGGAILKYLQTMQMDNPSFFYTMQIDEDDKLTNFFWADPKSRDDFNYFSDVLCLDSTYKINGYGRPLALFLGVNHHKQTTIFGAAMLYDESFESYKWLFESFKIAMHGKQPAVALVDQSIPLSSAMAAAWPNTTQRICAWHVYQNSLKHLNHVFQGSKTFTKDFSKCVFGYEDEDEFLFAWRSMLEKYDLRHNEWLSKLFDERERWALAYDRHIFCADIISALQAESFSSVLKKFLSPQQDLLSFFKHYERAVDEHRYAELQADFQASQSYPRIPPAKMLKQTAHTYTPVVFEIFRKEFELFMDSVLFGCGQVGTTSEYKVAPSEKPKEHFVRFDSSDCSCVCTCGKFEFMGIPCCHMLKVLDYRNIKELPQKYLLKRWRRTAKSANEDNQCNAANANGHH, from the exons ATGATGCACATGCTGGTGGCCCCGGATGGGGGCGGAGGGGAGCTGCAGCAGTACGCCGCGCCGCCGGCAGAGCAGGAGCTGGAGCTCCACCGCGACAACGCCGACGACGGCCTCGACGGCCACGTGCG GTGCCTGCGGTGTGGGATATCCGGCAATGCAACGCCCCATATGCGGCGTGGCCCTGATGGCCCAAGAACTCTTTGCAATGCGTGTGGCATTGCTTACAGGAAG GGGAAAATGAGAAGAATGATAGAAGCTGAACCACCGATAGATGAGGCTGCGCTTGCGAAGCTGGTTCCAGAGGTTGGCATGGAATTTGAGAGTGAGGAAAAGGCATACGAATTCTACAATAAATATGCTGGCCATGTTGGCTTTAGTGTTCGGAAAAGTACATCACACAAATCTTCTGAAAATATTACCAAAGTAAGAACTTTTGTATGCTCAAGAGAAGGTTACAATAGGGATAAAAAATCATTGGAAGCCAAGAAACCAAGGTTGGATACACGAATTGGTTGCCCAGCAAGGTTGATTATTAAAGTCACACTAGATTGCAAATATAGAGTAACTGATTTTAAAGCAGACCACAATCATCAGTTGGCCCCTCCTTCGACGATGCATATGTTAAGGTCACAGAGGATATTAACAGAACTTCAGTCTGGAGAAGCAGAACTATCAGATGATTCTGTAGTGACACCAACAACAAAAGCAACTGGTGATCTTGTAGTGAGACAAATTGGATTCCTTCGAAGTATCTCTCTCCTTCCAGCAGATTACAAGAATTATCTCCGCTCCAAGCGTATGAAAGCTATGCAACCTGGTGATGGTGGAGCGATATTGAAATATTTGCAGACAATGCAAATGGATAACCCCTCTTTCTTTTACACTATGCAGATTGATGAGGATGACAAGCTGACCAACTTCTTTTGGGCAGACCCAAAATCTAGAGATGACTTCAACTACTTCAGTGATGTGCTCTGTTTAGACTCAACATACAAAATAAATGGATATGGCAGACCACTTGCATTATTCCTTGGTGTGAATCATCATAAACAAACAACTATTTTTGGTGCAGCTATGCTTTATGATGAATCATTTGAGTCATATAAGTGGCTTTTTGAGAGTTTTAAGATCGCCATGCATGGGAAACAGCCTGCTGTAGCTTTAGTAGATCAATCGATTCCGCTGAGTAGTGCAATGGCAGCAGCCTGGCCAAATACTACTCAACGAATTTGTGCTTGGCATGTATATCAGAATTCTCTTAAGCACCTCAATCATGTCTTCCAAGGTTCAAAGACATTCACTAAGGACTTTAGCAAATGTGTCTTTGGCTATGAGGACGAGGATGAATTCTTGTTTGCATGGAGAAGTATGCTGGAAAAGTATGATCTTAGACATAATGAATGGCTGTCTAAATTGTTTGATGAGAGGGAAAGATGGGCCTTGGCATATGATAGACATATATTTTGTGCTGACATCATAAGTGCGCTTCAAGCCGAGAGTTTCAGTAGTGTTTTGAAGAAATTCTTGAGTCCTCAGCAGGACCTGTTGTCCTTCTTCAAGCACTATGAAAGAGCAGTAGATGAACATCGCTATGCTGAACTGCAAGCTGACTTCCAAGCTAGTCAGAGCTATCCAAGAATACCCCCAGCCAAGATGTTAAAGCAAACTGCTCATACATATACACCAGTGGTGTTTGAGATCTTTCGTAAAGAGTTTGAGCTATTCATGGACTCTGTGTTATTCGGTTGTGGGCAAGTTGGGACTACCTCTGAGTACAAGGTTGCTCCATCTGAGAAACCCAAGGAACACTTTGTTAGATTTGATTCAAGCGATTGCTCCTGTGTCTGCACTTGTGGGAAGTTTGAGTTTATGGGTATCCCATGTTGTCACATGTTGAAGGTGCTGGATTACCGAAATATCAAAGAGTTACCTCAAAAATATCTGCTGAAGCGATGGAGAAGGACCGCCAAATCTGCAAATGAAGACAACCAATGCAATGCAGcaaatgctaatggtcatcatTGA
- the LOC133890896 gene encoding protein FAR1-RELATED SEQUENCE 5-like isoform X1, producing the protein MGAEGSCSSTPRRRQSRSWSSTATTPTTASTATCETVLVKAWCLNLSFIYCDSIRCLRCGISGNATPHMRRGPDGPRTLCNACGIAYRKGKMRRMIEAEPPIDEAALAKLVPEVGMEFESEEKAYEFYNKYAGHVGFSVRKSTSHKSSENITKVRTFVCSREGYNRDKKSLEAKKPRLDTRIGCPARLIIKVTLDCKYRVTDFKADHNHQLAPPSTMHMLRSQRILTELQSGEAELSDDSVVTPTTKATGDLVVRQIGFLRSISLLPADYKNYLRSKRMKAMQPGDGGAILKYLQTMQMDNPSFFYTMQIDEDDKLTNFFWADPKSRDDFNYFSDVLCLDSTYKINGYGRPLALFLGVNHHKQTTIFGAAMLYDESFESYKWLFESFKIAMHGKQPAVALVDQSIPLSSAMAAAWPNTTQRICAWHVYQNSLKHLNHVFQGSKTFTKDFSKCVFGYEDEDEFLFAWRSMLEKYDLRHNEWLSKLFDERERWALAYDRHIFCADIISALQAESFSSVLKKFLSPQQDLLSFFKHYERAVDEHRYAELQADFQASQSYPRIPPAKMLKQTAHTYTPVVFEIFRKEFELFMDSVLFGCGQVGTTSEYKVAPSEKPKEHFVRFDSSDCSCVCTCGKFEFMGIPCCHMLKVLDYRNIKELPQKYLLKRWRRTAKSANEDNQCNAANANGHH; encoded by the exons ATGGGGGCGGAGGGGAGCTGCAGCAGTACGCCGCGCCGCCGGCAGAGCAGGAGCTGGAGCTCCACCGCGACAACGCCGACGACGGCCTCGACGGCCACGTGCG AAACGGTTTTGGTTAAAGCGTGGTGTTTGAATCTGTCATTCATTTATTGTGATTCGATCAGGTGCCTGCGGTGTGGGATATCCGGCAATGCAACGCCCCATATGCGGCGTGGCCCTGATGGCCCAAGAACTCTTTGCAATGCGTGTGGCATTGCTTACAGGAAG GGGAAAATGAGAAGAATGATAGAAGCTGAACCACCGATAGATGAGGCTGCGCTTGCGAAGCTGGTTCCAGAGGTTGGCATGGAATTTGAGAGTGAGGAAAAGGCATACGAATTCTACAATAAATATGCTGGCCATGTTGGCTTTAGTGTTCGGAAAAGTACATCACACAAATCTTCTGAAAATATTACCAAAGTAAGAACTTTTGTATGCTCAAGAGAAGGTTACAATAGGGATAAAAAATCATTGGAAGCCAAGAAACCAAGGTTGGATACACGAATTGGTTGCCCAGCAAGGTTGATTATTAAAGTCACACTAGATTGCAAATATAGAGTAACTGATTTTAAAGCAGACCACAATCATCAGTTGGCCCCTCCTTCGACGATGCATATGTTAAGGTCACAGAGGATATTAACAGAACTTCAGTCTGGAGAAGCAGAACTATCAGATGATTCTGTAGTGACACCAACAACAAAAGCAACTGGTGATCTTGTAGTGAGACAAATTGGATTCCTTCGAAGTATCTCTCTCCTTCCAGCAGATTACAAGAATTATCTCCGCTCCAAGCGTATGAAAGCTATGCAACCTGGTGATGGTGGAGCGATATTGAAATATTTGCAGACAATGCAAATGGATAACCCCTCTTTCTTTTACACTATGCAGATTGATGAGGATGACAAGCTGACCAACTTCTTTTGGGCAGACCCAAAATCTAGAGATGACTTCAACTACTTCAGTGATGTGCTCTGTTTAGACTCAACATACAAAATAAATGGATATGGCAGACCACTTGCATTATTCCTTGGTGTGAATCATCATAAACAAACAACTATTTTTGGTGCAGCTATGCTTTATGATGAATCATTTGAGTCATATAAGTGGCTTTTTGAGAGTTTTAAGATCGCCATGCATGGGAAACAGCCTGCTGTAGCTTTAGTAGATCAATCGATTCCGCTGAGTAGTGCAATGGCAGCAGCCTGGCCAAATACTACTCAACGAATTTGTGCTTGGCATGTATATCAGAATTCTCTTAAGCACCTCAATCATGTCTTCCAAGGTTCAAAGACATTCACTAAGGACTTTAGCAAATGTGTCTTTGGCTATGAGGACGAGGATGAATTCTTGTTTGCATGGAGAAGTATGCTGGAAAAGTATGATCTTAGACATAATGAATGGCTGTCTAAATTGTTTGATGAGAGGGAAAGATGGGCCTTGGCATATGATAGACATATATTTTGTGCTGACATCATAAGTGCGCTTCAAGCCGAGAGTTTCAGTAGTGTTTTGAAGAAATTCTTGAGTCCTCAGCAGGACCTGTTGTCCTTCTTCAAGCACTATGAAAGAGCAGTAGATGAACATCGCTATGCTGAACTGCAAGCTGACTTCCAAGCTAGTCAGAGCTATCCAAGAATACCCCCAGCCAAGATGTTAAAGCAAACTGCTCATACATATACACCAGTGGTGTTTGAGATCTTTCGTAAAGAGTTTGAGCTATTCATGGACTCTGTGTTATTCGGTTGTGGGCAAGTTGGGACTACCTCTGAGTACAAGGTTGCTCCATCTGAGAAACCCAAGGAACACTTTGTTAGATTTGATTCAAGCGATTGCTCCTGTGTCTGCACTTGTGGGAAGTTTGAGTTTATGGGTATCCCATGTTGTCACATGTTGAAGGTGCTGGATTACCGAAATATCAAAGAGTTACCTCAAAAATATCTGCTGAAGCGATGGAGAAGGACCGCCAAATCTGCAAATGAAGACAACCAATGCAATGCAGcaaatgctaatggtcatcatTGA